Sequence from the Panicum virgatum strain AP13 chromosome 5N, P.virgatum_v5, whole genome shotgun sequence genome:
CCGCTCGAGGGTGTTCTGGATCCCCTCATGGCTGGTGTCATGCGCGTGGTTGAGCAGCTGCGGCCAGAGCGAAGATGATGCCGGAATGTAGATGCGGCCTTGGTGTAGCACGAAGCCGTCGGCCTCAGACCACACTGTGCCGGCGACACCGTCGTGGATCTCCTGGTGCTTGACGACTATCTCAGGGAGAGATTGCGCCTCACGCTGGAACGCGTCGAAGAGGGGGAACTCCGGCCGCGACATGGACTGAGCGTGAACGCGTGCGCCAAGTTCATGCTCGTCACGCCGTGACAAGGCATCAGCTGCCGCATTCTGCTTCCCAGGCTTGTACTCCACTTGAAAACTATACCCAAAGAGTTTGCTTACCCAGGTGTGCTGAGGTATTGTCGAGAGACGCTGATCCAAGAGGTGCTTGAGACTGCAATGGTCCGTTCGCACGATGAACTCTGCCGTCCACAAGTAAGGCTGCCAGTGGCGCACGGCCTGCACGAGTCCAATGAGCTCGCGCTCATATGCCGCCAACTTGGCGTGTTGCGGCGCGACGGTGCGGCTGAAGAAGGCTATTGGCCCGTGCCCTTGATGTAGCACTGCGCCGAAGCCGGATCCCGATGCGTCGCAGTCCACGACGAACGCCTTGGTGAAGTCGGGTAGCTGCAGGACCGGAGCCTTCGTCAGCGCGCGCTTGAGGTCATGGAACGCCGCCGTAGCCGCGTCGCCCCACTGGAACGCGTCCCGCTTGAGGAGGGCCGTCAGTGGCGCAGCGATGACGCCGTAGTTGTGGATGAAGCGCCGATAGTACCCCGTGAGCCCCAGAAACCCACGGAGCGCCTTGATGGAGCGCGGTAGCGGCCAATCCTGGACGGCCTGAACCTTGTCGACGTCCATGGCAACCACGCCGTTCTCGATGACATGGCCGAGGTAGTGGATCCGGCGTTCACCAAAGGAGCACTAGGAGAGCTTGAGGACGAGGCCGTGCTGCCGAAGCGTGCTGAGGACCGCCCGGACATGCTGCAGGTGTTCTGTCTCGGTGCGGCTGAAGATGAGAATGTCGTCGAAGAAGACCAATACGCACCGGCGGAGAAACGGCCGCAGCACCTCGTTCATGAGGGCTTGGAACGTCGATGGCGCGTTGATGAGGCCGAAAGGCATCACTAAGAACTCAAAGTGCCCATGGTGAGTTCGAAACGCTGTTTTGGCAATGTCATCCGGATGCATCCTGACCTGATGGTACCCGCTGCGTAGATCAAGCTTTGTGAAGAACACGACATCCTTAAGCTCGTCCAAGAGTTCCTCCACGATCGGAATTGGAAACTTGTCCCGGACCGTCTTGCTGTTGAGCGCTCTGTAGTCGACGCAGAAGCGCCAAGAGCCATCACGCTTGCGAACCAGCAACACAGGTGACGAGAACGCCGAGGTGCTGGCCCTAATAATCCCTTGCTCCAGCATTGCTTGACATTGGGCCTCGATTTCATCTTTGAGCATTTGGGCGTACTGGTATGGTCTGACGGCCACCGGAGGGGTGTTGGGCAGCAGATGGATCCGGTGATCCAGTTGTCGAGGCGGCGGCAACCCGGACGGCGTCGCGAACAAGTCGTCGAACTCAGCGAGGAGGGCCATCAGGGGGTTGGCGGCCCGCGTGACTGCCAAACGTGGCAACGGTGTGGCGTGCACTCCTGTCCAGCGCACCTTGTGATCATGGCGCCAGAACGTCATGGAGAGCTTGGAGAGGTCCCAGACGATGAGTCCCAGGGAGCGCAACCAATCGCAGTCCAAGATGAGGTCGTAGCCTTCCAGCGGGAGGACGTAGAGGTCGGTCGAGAACTGTTCGTCCTCGACGGTCATGGACACGCCACGACAGACGCCGGAGGTGGGCACGCGATCGCCGTTCGCGACGCCCACTGAGAGACCCGGCCGTGGGGTGGGAACGAGGCCGACACGACGAGCCATGGCGTCGGAGATGGAGTGCGTCGACCCGGAGTCGATCAACGCGACCATGGTGGCGCCGCGGATCGCTACTCGGAGTTGTAGAGTGGAGCTCGTCCAGATGCCGGTGACGGCGTGCACCGAGATGGTGACGGCGTCCTCCGCTGCGTCCCCGTCGTAAGTTCCAGGTAGTAGATCCCTTTGCCAGAGCAGACCTTGGCATGTTCCTTTGAGAACTTCTTAGGGCAGTTGAAGCACAGCCCTTCCAGAAAGCATTGGCCCATCTCCTCCGGTGAGAGCCGCTTGAAATGGTCGTCCGTCGGCAATGGAGGTTTGGGCGCGGCCACGGGCAGTGCTGATGTAGAGCCTGTGGTGGGTGTTGCCGGCGTGGACTGCGACGAGGAGGCCGATGCACGCTGAGCGGAACGCGACGTCGTACAGCCTCCACCGGTGGACAGCTCCGTGGTCACGTGTTGGCGACGCTCGAACGCACGGGCTAGAGCCATGGCGTCCTCTAGTGTTGCCGACTTCTGCATCTCGACGTCCGTGCTGAGGGGCTGCTGGAGTCCCGCCGTGAAGATGGCGATCTGTTGCGGCTCCGTGACATCTTCGCAGCGAGCCAGGAGCAGGAGGAATTGCTCCTAGTAATCGTCGACCGTGGAGGTGCGGCGGAGTTGTGTCAGCTCGCCCAAGGGGTTGCTACGCAGTGGGGGCCCGAACCTCCGGTTGATGCCGTCGACGAACTGACTCCACGACGGAACGCCCTGGTTTTTCTCCAGACGATAGTACCATTGGCCAGCGGCGCCGTCGAGGTAGAAGGACGCCGTCGGAACCTTGAGGTGTTCCGGCGTGCCGTAGGTGCGGAAGAACTGCTCGCCTATGTGCAGCCACGTGATGGGATCATCGTTGTTGTCATACTTCGGGAATTGCAGCTTGTGGCCAGGGGTCGCCGGCTTGCCGAACGAGGATGCATCGTGGGTGTCGAAGCGACCCTGTTTGTCCAGGATCTGGGTCTGCACGTTCTTCACCGACGCGGAGATGAGACTTGTTTCTTGGCAAACGGCAGAGATCTCCGCGTCCATGCGCTTGCCAAGGTCGCCGACCATCTTGACGAGCTTGTCGAACATGGATTCCATGGAGGCTTGGGTGGCCGGCGTTTGATCGGCGTCGTCGGAAATGGCGGTGGAGCGATGGGTTTAGCGGCGCGCAGGGGAGAGGGGGGTTGTGGGCAGGCGATAGATGGAACAGGCGGAGGAAAGACCTAGCTGATACCAAATGATGTGGACTGCTATATTAATCAATCCCAAATCACAGATAACAGGTTCAGTAGTTGGATAGAACCCTAGCTCGCCCTCACGCAGGAGGCTCTGAGCTCTAAAGGCTATCCTTCTACTTACCAAGACTCCTCTCTTCCCTGAATATAAAGACTCTATCTTAACAGACCTCATAAACTTAAGCCTAACAAACCGGAATTAACCAAACTAGGCGCCTATTCTGTTGTAGACGCCCTTGCCTTGCTCCTGCACTGGTACTTCTTGTCAAATATAGTGTCCACAACATATAATGTCAATTGTGGATTCagacattcaaaaatatattaatataaTTAGGGGTGCAtattggtgacccttaggtgcacctccaactctctttagttcaaaattttgtactgaTTCTCCAAATTGAGATCTCATTTTGgagaattagtacaaaattttaaactaaagaggGAGGGACACCTAAGGGTCATCAATTGACATCCCTAAATATAATAACAGATCACTATAAGGGCCTGAACTACAACCTACCTTGCATAATTTAGCAAATTTCTGATCATCTGGGGAGTGCAGTGAAGCAATTGCAGTGATAGCATATTTTGATTCAGCACGAGTTCCTTCAATGCACTTTTGCTCCAATAATGGGTAGATGACATTGCTGGAAACAGAAATAAAAGTGTCTTTACTACGAAATGTACAAATATCCCTCTTACAAACAGATGTACTGCAGTCACTTCTTTAGAAAATTGGGAAAAGTTCACTTTTCACCATAACGAAAAATCATGAATCTGTTAACTCGTTAAAGTATTTTAATATTTTCTGGTTTATTTGACCCCTTGCTTCTTAATATCAGTGCAACTAACCCATAAGCCATAGTGATAATTTTGCAAGGGTGGAGAACGTTTAGGTGGTTCAACCTCATTGGATAGCCAGCTGGCTGAATGACGTCAGCTAAACCACTTAAACCATTTCCACCCCGCAAAGTAAAGATAGGGTAACCATCATTAGGGGTTTAATGCAGCGATATCATGAAACAAGGGGTTGAAAACTTCAAACACAgcagaaaaacaaataaggtgtTAAGTGGGCTATCACAATACTTCAGTGGAGTAAAGTGGAATTTTTTCCTTGAAATAACAGATACAGTAAATATATTCTCTGAGTTTTGATCTATATATGAAGCTAACATGTCGCAGCGCACGAGTAAATCAGAACTTGTCCTTGATAACTCACATGTGAGGTGCAGTATTTATACAGACACCAAACCTTAAGAATGCCTTAATTGCTCAAATAGGTTGCTATATTTCCTTGTCATCCACTGTGTGTAAGTACTTATTATCCTATGGGGTCTACTAAGAGATAATGTTTACACTTCTTAAATAAGCATTTGTCATGTTCGGAATAATCATCAATAAACAAATAGATCAAGACAATACAGCTTCACATACGATATACAAATGCAATTACCTGAAACTAATAGATAAATGGTGTGTGGGTTTCGCCAAATGTGCCAAGATCCGGAGAGTCTTCTCATTTATCAGGACTGATTCTTCGGATAATAACTTAAGCAAGTACTCCTCTGACCCTCGGAATAATGATGGAAACACCAATGCAACTACCTACATGGTTACACCTTCGAGTGAGAAGCATACAAGATGCTTCTTGAATCAGAAGAAAACACATTGATAAACTCAAACATTAAAATTCTAGTAAGATGCAACTCATACAATCCAACTGAAATAACAAACATAAATCTAAGAAGGCAGTCCTTGTGGTTCTGTAAGCAATCTTGGATAGATGATAGCATTGCTTAGCATGATTGAAAGCATGGAAATAGTTGTAAGTGTCAGCAGGAAGTCAAACAAGAGTGCTCTTTACATGGAATCTACAATTAAGAAGTCTTTAACATTGTTAAGTACATCGCAGCACAATCAAGGATGAGGATTGAAAATGCAGAAGATAATCATAAACAACTTGCAGGCTCAGAGCATTGGAGACAGAAATTATACAGGAGGCCAGATAAACACGTCCAATCCTGGCTTACAACAAGGGTAGAATTTGCGATGCCTGCAAAGAAACACGTAGCTTGCTTGCTAACTAATAGCCTGAGACATGCAAGCTGTTGCAACCAATTGCCAGAAAAAAGATTAATGCAGAAAACATAAACAAATCACACAGTGAAGAGTACAATTAGTATGCCTAAGAAGAAACAGATAGCTTGGTTGCAGTCAAAGGTTGTAAAAATCAAAGATTCTGAGTCAGATCAGACGTCTTTAAGAACATAATAATGGATcttaaaaataaatattgtaAAAACATAGATTCAATTGGCTATAACTGTAGAATCAGGACCCTTAATCCAGATTATAAATATGTTAAATTGCATGGCAGAATCGTAGATTTTGTCAACTCCTAGTTGGCAAGGTATGCCACCTGTTGCAAGCAGTTACAAACAAAAAACCAATCTGCCTTTCATTCCTTTCACAAGGGATGCACCATTAAACTGCAAGCATGTTTGGAGGGCCCAAATTTCAAATGCAGCCCTCCAATTTGATGGAGAAATACTAGATCTACCCCAACTCATACTTTCTATATTATCATAAATATGCTTACCAGTAAAAGATCACAAGCAGAGTCCACATAATCAGTTAGTTCATTTCCACAGGATAAAAGAGATTCAAAGATAGCACAGATCATCTCCCGATTAAATATTGAATATGAACATTTTATAGAcagaattttgaaaaagctgTGTATTGGGTGTTTGTGTCCAATCCTCTTGAGAAACGAATCCTGCAGATGTTGCGCACACACTGTCAGATACAATGAGCATAGAATTTGAAGCTTTAACGATCTGTTAGGACTTAGGACAACtgtattaagaagaagagcACTTATGCAGGCGAAGAAAAATGAATAGAAGTAACTAGGGCATACCAATTGAGATGTGTCCTTTTATAAGTAAAAAAAAGTTGAATTGATCAAATctgttaagttttttttttatatcTCAGCAGAATTTAAATTTAGCCACTTGTAGTTAGGGATGAAAGTGGTAATCTGAACTGTTAgaacaaatttaatattttaaaatagatatgtataaaattggatggtgatcatttcttatattatcaagcacattattacaaataagaataaaattttgcataaattattttatgcattatttgctccctacaacaaaaaaaagtgaaaaaaataccgaatttgtttccgaatccataccgaattttatatctatcatttgagaaaatataggatgaatttgaggtttaccttttatgaatctttacaagctcaatgctcaaaacaagaatacaaatttgtatacaagattctatatcctatttattcgcaatcaaagaaaaacgaccaaaaaactgattaccgaataattaccgtttccgaccgttttcaaccctacttGTAGTAAGGGCGTGAAATGGTGACCCAACACCCAAGGAGCACTACTGACCCTCTTTTGTTTAATTAATTAAACTAATTTTCCAAAACATGTTACATTTTGGAAAACTAGTTAGATTAATTGAACTAAAAAGGGTTGGCAATGACCCTTAGGGGCACCAATTCACATCCCTAACTTGTGGTAAGAAACTGAACATGGAAAGTTCATATTATGTTTTGTACTAGAAAGTATATCAGGATGTGGAACTGCTATTAAAATTGCAGTAGACTTGACTCACCGGAATATTTACTAAGTATTTCGATCATGGTGAATAGATGCGGGTCATTAAAAAGATAGATACACGGAATCTAAAGGTACATAATATCATGATGTTTTCTTTCCTCAATGCATGTTGACATCTTCCACAGTTTTCTGTGTCTGTTATGGTAGCAAATATTACATCAAGATAAGGGCACAATTGAGCAGTAAACAGAGGCACGATTGAGCGACAATGCatcacaaaaaatattaaagttagaatttaaattacagaaggAGAAATGAAAAGGACAAATTCTGCTACTAACTTTTGTGAGGATTATTCTATCCATTAGTTCTCAAATTTGAAGGGCATGCACATTTGCACAAGTGTCAATTGAAAGGGGTTATCAGCAAGATTAGTTGATGCGTAAGTAGAATTCTGCAACTATGATTACAGAGTACATATGCCAATTAAACAATTGAACATTGTACAGTGAAGCCTAGAAACTATGAACTACAACATCGCCGGTAAGTTGATATTGATGGGATTCTCAAGATAACAGAAACCAGTACATTCGAGAGAAGATAACAAAAACAAGGAGAGATCAAACAGTTTGCAGCATGAAAGGGCTAAAAGAGTATTACTCTGATCAAACAGCTTGTCGCAAAAGTAGTTCCCTCATCGATTAATCCAACCAAATCCTTAAATATGTTATTATCTTTCATCTGGTGCAAATTTTTAAAGCATTCTTCAGCTTTAGAGGTATCTGCAAAGGATGTTGCCATCTTTCTGAATGATGCGCAGATTTTCTTCTGTATTTCATCTGAAGGTTCCTCCTACAGCACATGCAGGCTTCATTTTGAGAACAAACATCTGCTGTTGCCAATAGATTAATAATTTACAAACCTTCTTTGCTCGGAGCGATAAATACGCTTGCATCTCCAATTGCAACCTAAAGTAAACTTCTTCAGAATAAACATTTGCATAGAGTTATTGCACTTGCATATTATCTGTTGTGGATATGAGATACCTACCTTCTCTTCTGAGAAAAGATGATGTTCAAAGCCTTAATATGTTCCGGTTTGAAATAAGAAAAAAACTCAATCCAATGGGTTGCTCTTTCTTttggagaaagtgatgatggGAAGAGTTCTTCAGCAAATATTAGTTCCATATTCTGTGGCCTGCCATGATAAAGAAGCTAGAATTCAGAACTGTGGGCAAACTCCAATGTACAAAGGGAGAAAAAAGAACAAACCTGAAGGATTCAATATCATTATGGAAACAAACTATAAGTTTAGCTGGGATTTGTTCATAATGAGTGTTCACTGTAGCAGTTCCTTTTGAGCATTTCTCACAGTAATCTCGATACAGCTCCAGCAACTTATGCATCACATTTTTTCTAACAGATGCCTACAAAGTATGTTTGGGGTGAAACACTGTAGAGAAGTAGCCGCATTGAGAAATACAAACAGTTTATGCTCACCTTTTTGTCACGCAGCCTCTCAGCTGCAAGCAATATCACTTCATGAGGAAACAAGCTAAGATTTGATTTGGCTAAATCACAGACAGTGTTAACAGCTCGAATCCTCACTTTTTCATCAAAATCTAGTAACCTTCCTTGAAGAGATGCTGCAAAGAAATGAATATCAACATGAAAAGGCTGACAACACAGCAATCTATAAAGAAGAACAACCAATAAAAGCGCCTTACTAAGTATATCTTGCGCTTCATCCCCAGATGATTTAACCATGTAGCAGGCTTTTGCTGCATCAATTGCAGCAATTCTAACTTCTGCAGACTTATCGGAGAATCTCTTCAGGAATTCTATAAAAACTAACTTGTTTTCTTGACCAAAATGAAGATTAGATAAGGCAAGAAGCCTCCCAATCAGGTGAACTGCCTCCAGTCGTATATCAACTTGCTCACTCTACAGATATCGATGGTACAAATTCAGGAAGAATATTATACAGGTACAATGGTGTAACAAAGTAAAAAGAATCAACATACGAGAAGTTCATGTGTCAAGTTTGGAATGACAGCAAAAAGGATCTGGCGTGCACACTGGTATATTTCCAGAATAACTTTGTGATGTAATTTCCTGAGGTCATTAACTGGAATATCCTTGTTAAAAATGCATGAGGACAAAAAACTGCGAACGATAGGCTCCAATTTCTCAGGACAATTATGGATGATGTCAAAAGCAAGTTTGTGGGATGCTCCCTGCACATGCAGAAAAGAGGAAACTAAACATTAGCTGATCATATACTTGGACCCAAGAATGAGTAACATAGGTCCCCACATGTATGAGTATTTGTCCACACCATTGGGAACTTCAAGCTTTGAAGAAACATGCCATCAACAAGTAAAGAAACTAGAAAGTAAAAAACACACCTTGCCATCTTTTACTAAATTGCGTAaaatcaaatccacaagaggTTGGGTAACTTTTTCATTCAATATTTGCACTATAATTGATAGCATGGCTTGGCACACACTCTGCTGAAGACCTTGCCTGCAAAAAGGTTTGCAGAAAAGATGTTACTAAAGACTTCATATTAAGTTTCTAGAGTCAAACAAGTATCCGGCAGACAAGTATGAAACTaagaaattcaaatttcaaaaataatcAGGAATGTAGTATACAAAAAATGCTAACAATAATGCaacattttctttttaaaatacATTTATATTGGAATATGTAATTCCATTAAACAAAAGACTCAGCAACCATGATCCTCCGTGCCTCCTGAGGCAAAAGAAGAGTACATGGCAAAACTACATGCAATGGATACACATACATAATTATATATTTGTGATGTATGTTTTTATGTTGATTAAGATTGAATCTAGTGCAATTTGCAAGTTGCCAAAAATATGTCAAAGCGTCAAACTCTGGTCAAGCAATGATATCGGCATGAGACATCATAATAGAGTATACTGTACAATTGAGATTGCAGGTATGTATTTAATATCTATTTCTTCCAGAAAGTTAATAAGAAAAAATGTCAAtaaaaatcacaaaaattaaCATGCTCCAAAACTGCACCTTTACTGGAACAGAAATGTATCCAGAAAATTTGACCAATTCTATTAAATAACATATCTTACAGAAATTTATCGgagttttctaggtttggagTGTTCCAGATATGTTTTCAGCAATAGTGAGTCCACATGGCAAATAATAGCCACCCAGACAAATTCCATAGTCATCAAAACCCAAGCATGAAATTACCATAACAGGCGTACAGGAAGGGCATTTCAATCATAATCAAGAAAGGCTATCAATGACGAAAAAATGAAAATTGAGTGTTCCAGTTTAATAAgaaaatatagaaagatgctTAGCATGCACACTTGCATAGCGATATGGTGGCCAAGGCACTTGTTGAACCCACTCCATCAAATAAGTAAATCGCACTTGTCCCATGATACAGCTTGTCTTTAAAAAAGGCACGCACTTATGCAGTTTTGGGACACAGTATTGGAAGTCTTGATGACCTAAGAGCTCCTAGATCTAGATGTCTCCATAAAATGCTAAGTGGACAGAAAGTAAGCTGATATATGTACTAAAAAAACACATCTCACAATTACTACTAAAATATGCTCAACAAAGAACAAGTGCATTTGCAAGCAAAATGATGGACAAATGCATCATGTTCGAATGATGATTTGAACAAAGTTTAAGAGGACAGCAATCAAAACAATAGATTTACTTGTACCTCACCGATGTGAAGAAAATTTTGACCATATCAAGAATCAAGTCCTCACAGCCAATGTCAACCATTATCATAGAACATCGAAGCGCAGCAACACTTTCCAATATCTTCATCCTTCTAGTAAGATATGGACTGCTAGTTTCAGTAAGGTCTGCAAATATGCTGATAAATAGCCTAAATATTTCCTGTAAAAAAAACAGTTAACCAAGTGTTATTGAGTGCAGTCCTTGGTCAAATTGCTATCTTCACTACTTATTCTCAAAAGTAATGAAGTTTTAGAAGTTTTATTGAGAAAGATGTAACTATTAGGTAGTATTTCGCATCACCAGATACAGAGGGCATGACTGTTATGTACCTTAAGTATTTCATCGCTaaaaggtggatcaggtgcgagGATCCGCATAACCTCAATAAAGCAAACAGCAACAAGAAGTTTGACATCCTTGTCCTTATGGTTGAGTAAAGTGGTCTGGGCTAGAGATTTACTcaaagcatgaagagcatcctGCAGAGAGGATGATTGACTAAGCTCTGATAATGCATTTTCAGCTTGCTGCAGATAAGAACAAAAAGTGTGTTAGGGAAGTAAAGAATATTAATCCACTATTATATGACCCTTTCATCACTATGGTTATCCAACTTGAGTATGGATTAATAATGTACAAGTTCATGGCTAGTTCCAGAATAACTTCTATGCTAGGATGAACTTTTTTTTGAACCCTATGCTAGGATGAAACTTTTAAAACAACAGCATGATCAAATCACAGTTACACAAGAGATTAAAAGGTAACAAATCGTTGAAATGTTAAAGTGACTCGCTGTCAATTTACAGAGATGAGTATGACCCTGCCTCATAAATCCTTTCATTCTGCATCTAAATATTCATGTGAAAATCATGCCTAGCAGCTTCCTCTGTTATAGCAGTTCAGAAAGAAAGCAAACATGGAACAGCAAGCAGCGGCAAAGCACTGAATTTATGATTGCTTTTCTGCTGCTTCAAGTTGGCAGGACGGTCTTTAATAGGAAACTGGTAAATTTATTCCCCGCCTTGAAAAATAACCCCACAAACAAAACTAGTTTAAACAGAAGGGGGGTAAGTGCCACAAATCTTCACCAGGGAAGCATGTATGATTAACAATAAGTGCCACAAATCTTCACCATCAACCCCGAAAATCCCCCATTACGAAACCAACTCCTGAGTATCTACTCGCTCAAACAGAAGCACCACATTGACCAAACATGACATCCTCTACAGGTATATACACAACTTCTTCAGCGCTACTTCACTATCACTCCAGCTTCAGATGAAAATTAGTACGTACTGCAACTTGGTATTCAAATTCACTAAAAATTGTCAGAAACTCGGCAGAGCGCATCCACTTCCTGAACCCTAACTTccaatttgaggagcaaatacCACCAAACTTAGCAACGCGCCAGTGCACCATCGCAAGGGCTATACTATCAAATTCGAAACATCAGAGGCGGCGCGGCAATTCACGGGAAATGGAAACGCGCTCGGTTAGATCGAGGAGCAAATGAGCCAGGAGGAAAAGCGGGTGGAACAGTGCAGGGGTCACCTTGAGCAGCTTGACGAGAGCGTCCTTGCCTAGGCGCGGCTGCGCGAGGTGCTTCCCGACCTCCCTCACGACTTGCTCCGGCGAGTCGGGCattgcgggcggcgcggcggcgcctggaTCCCGGAATCCGAAACCCTAGAATGCTACGCGGTGGGAGAACGGGCGGGGACGGAGGATGAGGCGGAGGCCATGAATTTGAGGAGAAAGCAGGGTGTCAGAGCGCGGGGTCG
This genomic interval carries:
- the LOC120673621 gene encoding sister chromatid cohesion protein PDS5 homolog A-like isoform X7, giving the protein MPDSPEQVVREVGKHLAQPRLGKDALVKLLKQAENALSELSQSSSLQDALHALSKSLAQTTLLNHKDKDVKLLVAVCFIEVMRILAPDPPFSDEILKEIFRLFISIFADLTETSSPYLTRRMKILESVAALRCSMIMVDIGCEDLILDMVKIFFTSVRQGLQQSVCQAMLSIIVQILNEKVTQPLVDLILRNLVKDGKGASHKLAFDIIHNCPEKLEPIVRSFLSSCIFNKDIPVNDLRKLHHKVILEIYQCARQILFAVIPNLTHELLSEQVDIRLEAVHLIGRLLALSNLHFGQENKLVFIEFLKRFSDKSAEVRIAAIDAAKACYMVKSSGDEAQDILTSLQGRLLDFDEKVRIRAVNTVCDLAKSNLSLFPHEVILLAAERLRDKKASVRKNVMHKLLELYRDYCEKCSKGTATVNTHYEQIPAKLIVCFHNDIESFRPQNMELIFAEELFPSSLSPKERATHWIEFFSYFKPEHIKALNIIFSQKRRLQLEMQAYLSLRAKKEEPSDEIQKKICASFRKMATSFADTSKAEECFKNLHQMKDNNIFKDLVGLIDEGTTFATSCLIRDSFLKRIGHKHPIHSFFKILSIKCSYSIFNREMICAIFESLLSCGNELTDYVDSACDLLLVVALVFPSLFRGSEEYLLKLLSEESVLINEKTLRILAHLAKPTHHLSISFSNVIYPLLEQKCIEGTRAESKYAITAIASLHSPDDQKFAKLCKKVVSGLNDNRNVPTLLQSLGSILEHSPSVYELYGRQIVNSIQDILMSTEFISTSGQSSLDGNSTCCCSCKLKVYCLKALVKGFLPRIARARINGILGKLLEYEKGLFPDIALCENDSLYLQLAAGKCVLKLATRWDSHISPELFRNTILMARDPSYIVRKSFICKLYGLLKRRAIPVRYACALALASTDCSGDVRAESANYLSEVLKEQRRFFVQQNRASKDSIVDNPAYAVVFLIHTLAYDGGFPSNYIEDQTSFPEFCSPLCVMLRALVEVDSFNRTEHGPTISSVSVLSGIFRAIQKAEDPSDSEITPKLHILSKIGLLIIKDLDKHCKMSDSPRHILLPSSYYKLSGSERKVDECQENFISDKLVKRILKAHEPYKHQDNVKCSFVSERVSSESAPEREACSALSKLVGRNASVCDKGKGNKSLASGKSVSKKKDQNTNSSLEKENVSSCGSAGTKLSSPGSLGLSKEADSGDCVSLLDKQKRPMNRCSTRNTRASEADPNSCRKTVDISNFRLRECELEDIGDCDDNFVKPPLSNKRADLKKRGKRALQLLNSQNSSDVTGVDTRDNVRCTRARKVRV